A single genomic interval of Bradyrhizobium sp. sBnM-33 harbors:
- a CDS encoding endonuclease domain-containing protein, translating to MTDAELRLWRALRRDQLNGLSFRKQHPIGPYTVDFYCSRLRLAVEVDGGQHAEQRKQADDRRTQWLAEKGITVVRYWNNDVLSNLEGVPSDLLGHTERLAQAVATPTPTLPLSGGGRTDTLAPHENEGES from the coding sequence ATGACGGATGCTGAATTGCGGCTGTGGCGTGCGCTGCGCCGTGACCAACTAAATGGCCTTTCATTCAGAAAGCAGCATCCGATCGGGCCATACACAGTCGACTTCTATTGCTCCCGGCTCCGTCTCGCTGTCGAAGTGGACGGCGGACAACACGCAGAACAGCGTAAGCAAGCCGACGATCGTCGAACACAGTGGCTTGCCGAGAAAGGCATTACCGTCGTTCGCTACTGGAACAATGACGTGCTGTCGAATTTGGAGGGCGTGCCCAGCGACCTGCTCGGGCACACTGAGAGGCTTGCGCAAGCGGTGGCAACCCCCACCCCAACCCTCCCCCTTTCAGGGGGAGGGAGAACGGATACGCTCGCGCCACATGAGAATGAGGGCGAGTCATGA
- a CDS encoding carboxymuconolactone decarboxylase family protein, producing MDDNQRRDEGMAQRRKVLGNEWVDKSIKNRNAFNTDFQDLITRYAWGDIWTRPHFDHRTRRVLVIGTMVALGQWDEFRLHVRAALAEGGFTPDDIKEILLQQAIYCGVPAANHAVKEANAIIAELGLLKS from the coding sequence ATGGATGACAACCAACGCCGCGATGAGGGCATGGCCCAGCGCCGCAAGGTGCTCGGCAATGAGTGGGTCGACAAGTCGATCAAGAACCGCAACGCGTTCAACACCGATTTTCAGGACCTGATCACCCGCTATGCCTGGGGCGACATCTGGACCCGGCCGCATTTCGATCACCGCACCCGCCGCGTGCTCGTGATCGGCACCATGGTGGCACTGGGACAGTGGGATGAATTCCGCCTGCATGTGCGCGCGGCGCTTGCCGAAGGCGGCTTCACGCCCGATGACATCAAGGAAATCCTGCTGCAGCAGGCGATCTATTGCGGCGTGCCGGCGGCCAACCACGCCGTCAAGGAGGCGAACGCGATCATCGCGGAATTGGGTTTGCTGAAGAGTTAG
- a CDS encoding branched-chain amino acid ABC transporter substrate-binding protein, which translates to MKSLKLIGLALGASLALSTTALAQDISIAVAGPMTGGESAFGRQMKNGAEQFVADINAAGGVLGKKLALQVGDDACDPKQARSIAEKFASAKIPFVAGHFCSSSSIPASEAYADGNVLQITPASTNPLFTERKLWNVARVCGRDDQQGLVAADYIVKNYKGKNVAILNDKTTYGKGLADETKKALNKAGITEKMFESYNKGDKDFNAIVSRLKRDNIDLVFVGGYHQESGLILRQMRDQGLKTVLMAGDALNDKEFASIAGPAAEGTLFTFGPDPRNKPTAKAIVEKFKAKNIDPEGYTLYTYAAMQVWTQAVAKAKTTEPKKVMETIKAGEWDTVLGKLGFDAKGDIKVIDYVVYKWDAKGNYTEINPKGS; encoded by the coding sequence ATGAAATCACTGAAACTCATCGGCCTGGCATTGGGCGCATCGCTGGCGCTATCGACGACGGCACTGGCGCAGGACATCTCCATCGCAGTGGCGGGCCCGATGACGGGCGGCGAATCCGCATTCGGCCGGCAGATGAAGAACGGCGCCGAGCAATTCGTGGCCGACATCAACGCCGCCGGCGGCGTGCTCGGCAAGAAGCTGGCGCTGCAGGTCGGCGACGATGCCTGCGATCCCAAGCAGGCGCGCTCGATCGCGGAAAAGTTCGCCAGCGCCAAGATCCCGTTTGTTGCCGGTCACTTCTGCTCGTCGTCGTCGATCCCGGCGTCGGAAGCCTATGCCGACGGCAACGTGCTGCAGATTACGCCGGCCTCGACCAACCCGCTGTTCACCGAGCGCAAGCTGTGGAACGTGGCGCGCGTCTGCGGCCGCGACGACCAGCAGGGCCTGGTTGCCGCCGACTACATCGTCAAGAACTACAAGGGCAAGAACGTCGCCATCCTCAACGACAAGACCACTTACGGCAAGGGTCTCGCCGACGAAACCAAGAAGGCGCTCAACAAGGCCGGCATCACCGAGAAGATGTTCGAATCCTACAACAAGGGCGACAAGGACTTTAACGCGATCGTGTCGCGCCTGAAGCGCGACAATATCGATCTGGTCTTTGTTGGCGGTTACCACCAGGAATCCGGCCTCATCCTGCGCCAGATGCGCGACCAGGGCCTGAAGACGGTATTGATGGCGGGCGACGCGTTGAATGACAAGGAGTTCGCCTCGATCGCCGGTCCGGCGGCGGAAGGCACGCTGTTCACCTTCGGTCCCGATCCGCGCAACAAGCCGACCGCCAAGGCGATCGTCGAGAAGTTCAAGGCCAAGAACATCGATCCCGAAGGCTACACCCTCTACACCTACGCGGCGATGCAGGTGTGGACGCAGGCGGTGGCGAAAGCGAAAACCACCGAGCCGAAAAAGGTCATGGAAACCATCAAGGCCGGCGAATGGGACACCGTGCTGGGCAAGCTGGGCTTCGATGCTAAGGGGGACATCAAGGTGATCGACTACGTCGTCTACAAGTGGGACGCCAAGGGCAACTACACCGAAATCAATCCGAAGGGGTCCTGA
- a CDS encoding ABC transporter ATP-binding protein has product MTHPLLAIRSLRAAYGKIEALKGVDLDINAGEIVALIGANGAGKSTLMMTIFGRPRARAGRIEFDGRDITGVPTHEIARLRIAQSPEGRRIFPRMSVAENLQMGADATDSNEADRAISLERVFALFPRLKERMTQRGGTLSGGEQQMLAIGRALMSRPRLLMLDEPSLGLAPLIARQIFDAIRTLNRQDGLTVLIVEQNANHALKLAHRGYVMVNGLITLSGTGSELLQRPEIRAAYLEGGRSGG; this is encoded by the coding sequence ATGACTCACCCCCTGCTCGCGATCCGCTCGCTGCGGGCGGCCTATGGTAAGATCGAGGCGCTGAAAGGCGTCGACCTCGACATCAACGCAGGCGAGATCGTCGCCCTGATCGGTGCCAACGGTGCCGGCAAGTCGACGCTGATGATGACGATCTTCGGCAGGCCCCGTGCCCGCGCGGGCCGAATCGAATTCGACGGCCGGGATATTACCGGCGTGCCGACGCATGAGATTGCGCGGCTGCGGATTGCCCAATCGCCCGAGGGCCGCCGGATTTTCCCGCGCATGAGCGTGGCGGAAAACCTGCAGATGGGCGCCGACGCCACCGACTCAAACGAGGCCGACCGGGCGATCAGCCTGGAACGCGTCTTCGCGCTGTTCCCGCGGCTGAAGGAACGCATGACCCAGCGCGGCGGCACGCTGTCCGGCGGCGAGCAGCAGATGCTGGCGATCGGCCGGGCCCTGATGAGCCGGCCGCGCCTGTTGATGCTGGATGAGCCGTCGCTGGGGCTGGCCCCCCTGATCGCGCGGCAGATTTTCGATGCAATCCGGACCCTGAACCGGCAGGACGGCCTGACCGTGCTGATCGTCGAGCAGAACGCCAACCACGCGCTGAAACTGGCCCATCGCGGCTATGTCATGGTCAATGGCCTGATCACGCTCTCCGGAACCGGCAGCGAATTGCTGCAGCGCCCGGAAATCCGCGCCGCCTATCTGGAAGGCGGCCGTAGCGGCGGATAG
- a CDS encoding ABC transporter ATP-binding protein produces MSGDPILSVDRLSMRFGGIVAVNDLSFDAERRKITALIGPNGAGKTTVFNCITGFYKPTSGTLRLTRDDGPAIRLERLNDFRIAKLAKVARTFQNIRLFPGMTALENLMVAQHNALMRASGLTFLGLIGAPSWRHAEQAAIDLARIWLDRIGLLARADDAAGNLPYGDQRRLEIARAMCTQPALLCLDEPAAGLNARESAALSELLLSIRADQGTSILLIEHDMSVVMEISDHVVVMDHGLKIAEGTPKEIRDDPKVIAAYLGADEEEAIAVMESGT; encoded by the coding sequence ATGAGCGGCGATCCGATTCTCTCCGTTGATCGCCTGTCGATGCGCTTCGGCGGCATCGTCGCCGTCAATGATCTCTCCTTCGATGCCGAGCGGCGCAAGATCACCGCGCTGATCGGACCGAACGGTGCCGGCAAGACCACGGTGTTCAACTGCATCACCGGCTTCTACAAGCCAACCTCGGGCACCCTCCGGCTCACCCGTGATGACGGCCCCGCCATCCGGCTCGAGCGGCTGAACGATTTCCGGATCGCCAAACTGGCCAAGGTCGCGCGCACCTTTCAGAACATCCGCCTGTTTCCCGGGATGACGGCGCTGGAAAACCTGATGGTCGCACAGCACAACGCGCTGATGCGCGCCTCCGGGTTGACGTTCCTTGGCCTGATCGGGGCGCCGTCCTGGCGCCACGCCGAACAGGCCGCGATCGATCTGGCGCGGATCTGGCTCGACCGCATCGGATTGCTCGCCCGAGCCGACGATGCCGCCGGCAACCTGCCTTATGGCGACCAGCGGCGTCTGGAAATCGCGCGCGCGATGTGCACCCAGCCCGCCCTGCTCTGCCTCGACGAGCCGGCGGCGGGGTTGAATGCGCGCGAAAGCGCTGCATTGAGCGAATTGCTGCTTTCGATCCGCGCCGACCAGGGCACTTCGATCCTGCTCATCGAGCACGACATGAGCGTGGTGATGGAAATCTCCGACCACGTCGTGGTGATGGACCACGGGTTGAAGATTGCCGAGGGCACGCCGAAAGAGATCCGCGACGATCCCAAAGTGATCGCGGCCTATCTCGGCGCCGACGAGGAGGAAGCCATCGCGGTGATGGAGAGCGGGACGTGA
- the livM gene encoding high-affinity branched-chain amino acid ABC transporter permease LivM produces MSAPPAAQTSRAPGAAFILKKALISAFVALVLFSLMIGVRTEAGPQGQLVYWTRFDDLAIMVAAVFGGSILVELLRQWWGPVDTVRVVPPSVQSALSLAGRLVAPVLLVFTFLVPVLFYNERYILDLAILVLTYVMLGWGLNVVVGLAGLLDLGYVAFYAVGAYSYALLATNFGLSFWICLPLAGILAAFWGVLLGFPVLRLRGDYLAIVTLAFGEIIRLVLINWQSVTGGPNGVTGIPRPTLFGIPLTPADDGLAALLGIEFSPTHRIVFLFYIILALALLTNWVTIRLRRLPIGRAWEALREDEVACRALGINTTTTKLTAFATGALFGGLAGAFFATRQGFISPESFTFHESALVLAIVVLGGMGSQLGVALAALAMIGGFELFRGLDQYRMLVFGMAMVLLMIWRPRGLVGHRAPTVFLKHSQAISSDLVKEGHG; encoded by the coding sequence GTGAGCGCACCCCCCGCCGCCCAAACCTCGCGCGCTCCGGGCGCCGCCTTCATCCTCAAGAAAGCGCTGATCAGCGCGTTCGTGGCGCTGGTGCTGTTTTCGCTGATGATCGGTGTGCGCACCGAGGCCGGTCCGCAAGGGCAATTGGTCTATTGGACGCGCTTCGACGACCTCGCCATCATGGTCGCGGCCGTGTTCGGCGGCAGCATCCTCGTCGAGTTGCTGCGGCAATGGTGGGGACCGGTCGACACCGTCAGGGTGGTGCCACCTTCGGTACAAAGCGCGCTGTCGCTCGCCGGACGCCTGGTCGCGCCGGTGCTGCTGGTGTTCACGTTCCTGGTGCCGGTCCTCTTCTATAATGAGCGCTACATTCTCGACCTCGCCATCCTCGTGCTCACCTACGTGATGCTCGGATGGGGACTGAACGTGGTGGTCGGCCTCGCCGGCCTGCTCGACCTCGGCTATGTCGCGTTCTATGCGGTGGGCGCCTATTCCTACGCGCTGCTCGCCACCAATTTCGGGCTGTCGTTCTGGATCTGCCTGCCGCTCGCCGGCATTCTCGCCGCGTTCTGGGGCGTGCTGCTCGGCTTTCCTGTGCTGCGGCTGCGCGGCGATTATCTCGCCATCGTCACGCTGGCCTTCGGCGAGATCATCCGCCTCGTCCTCATCAACTGGCAGAGCGTAACCGGCGGGCCAAACGGTGTTACCGGTATTCCGCGGCCGACCCTGTTCGGCATTCCGCTGACGCCCGCCGACGATGGGCTTGCGGCCCTGCTCGGCATCGAGTTCTCGCCGACGCACCGCATCGTGTTTCTATTCTACATTATCCTGGCGCTGGCCCTGCTGACCAACTGGGTCACGATCCGCCTGCGCCGCCTGCCGATCGGCCGCGCCTGGGAAGCGTTGCGCGAGGACGAAGTCGCCTGTCGCGCGCTTGGCATCAACACCACCACGACCAAGCTGACGGCATTTGCAACCGGCGCGTTATTCGGCGGTCTCGCCGGCGCGTTCTTCGCGACCAGGCAGGGCTTCATCAGCCCGGAATCCTTCACCTTCCACGAATCGGCGCTGGTGCTGGCGATCGTGGTGCTGGGCGGCATGGGGTCGCAGCTCGGCGTGGCGCTGGCTGCGCTGGCCATGATTGGCGGCTTCGAGCTGTTTCGCGGGCTCGACCAATACCGCATGCTGGTGTTCGGCATGGCGATGGTGCTGTTGATGATCTGGCGACCGCGCGGGCTGGTCGGCCATCGCGCGCCAACCGTGTTTCTCAAGCACAGCCAGGCGATTTCGTCCGACCTCGTCAAGGAGGGACACGGATGA
- a CDS encoding ABC transporter permease subunit, with protein MDYFAQQLINGLVLGSIYGLIAIGYTMVYGIVGMINFAHGDIFMIGGFIALITFLILVSFGLTAIPLILLVVLLVSMAITALYGWAVERIAYRPLRHSFRLAPMLSAIGMSFVLTNYSQVAQGARVKPVPPIITGGYTLHEGSEGFIVQLSNIQIIVVITTIVLLALFTWLVSSTRLGRDMRACEQDQTMASLLGVDVDRTISMTFVIGAALAAVAGMMYLLYYGLVDFFMGFVAGIKAFTAAVLGGIGSLPGAMLGGLLIGLIETLWSAYFSVEYKDVAAFSILIVVLIFLPTGLLGRPEVEKV; from the coding sequence ATGGATTATTTCGCCCAGCAACTGATCAACGGCCTCGTGCTCGGCTCGATCTACGGTCTGATCGCGATCGGCTACACGATGGTCTACGGCATCGTCGGCATGATCAATTTCGCCCATGGCGATATTTTCATGATCGGCGGCTTCATCGCCCTGATCACCTTCCTGATCCTGGTCTCGTTCGGGCTGACCGCCATCCCGCTCATCCTCTTGGTCGTGCTGCTGGTCTCGATGGCGATCACTGCGCTCTATGGCTGGGCGGTCGAGCGTATCGCCTACCGGCCGCTGCGGCACTCGTTCCGCCTGGCGCCGATGCTTTCCGCCATCGGCATGTCATTCGTGCTGACCAATTATTCGCAGGTCGCCCAGGGCGCCCGGGTCAAGCCGGTGCCGCCGATCATCACCGGCGGCTATACGCTGCATGAGGGTTCTGAAGGCTTTATCGTGCAGCTTTCCAACATCCAGATCATCGTCGTCATCACCACGATCGTGCTGCTGGCGCTGTTCACCTGGCTGGTGTCGAGCACGCGGCTCGGCCGCGACATGCGGGCCTGCGAACAGGACCAGACCATGGCCTCCCTGCTCGGCGTCGACGTCGACCGCACCATTTCCATGACCTTCGTGATTGGCGCAGCTCTCGCCGCCGTCGCCGGCATGATGTACCTACTCTATTACGGGCTGGTCGATTTCTTCATGGGCTTCGTCGCCGGCATCAAGGCGTTCACCGCGGCCGTGCTCGGCGGCATCGGCTCGCTGCCCGGGGCGATGCTCGGCGGTCTCCTGATCGGCCTGATCGAGACGCTGTGGTCGGCCTATTTCTCGGTCGAATACAAGGACGTCGCCGCGTTCTCGATCCTGATCGTAGTTCTGATCTTCCTTCCGACCGGCCTGCTCGGCCGGCCCGAAGTCGAAAAAGTCTGA